The following are encoded in a window of Gramella sp. MT6 genomic DNA:
- a CDS encoding patatin-like phospholipase family protein, with protein sequence MSKVRILSLDGGGIRGIIPATILSYIEDKLKEKSGNSNASIAEYFDFIAGTSSGGILSLLYLCPDDNGKSKYSAREALDLFKERGDEIFKVSILEKIRNLNGIIDEKYPEKPLEKLLKTYLSETLLNQSLKPCLIPSYDIRNRKAFFFTSIEAKEEGRNYYMREVARATSAAPTYFEPTQIKSMDGNSHALIDGGIFANNPALCAYAEARKIDFKKMAGKSSKPNKPTAKDMIIVSIGSGDVKEPYYYKDFKDAGVFQWVKPLIDMMMSGNSETVDYQLRKIYETLEKKDQPDYHRIQPNLVNADNSIDNATSRNISGLHRDGLLTIAENKKVLSRIIDKLIENK encoded by the coding sequence GTGGAAATTCAAATGCTTCCATTGCGGAGTATTTTGATTTTATTGCCGGTACAAGCTCCGGTGGGATCCTATCCCTGCTGTATTTATGTCCCGATGACAATGGAAAGTCGAAATATTCGGCCAGGGAAGCTTTGGATCTATTTAAGGAGAGAGGTGATGAGATCTTTAAAGTATCAATTCTGGAAAAGATCAGAAACCTAAATGGAATTATTGATGAAAAATATCCCGAAAAACCTCTGGAGAAATTACTTAAAACCTATTTATCTGAAACTCTTTTAAACCAGAGTTTAAAACCCTGCCTTATTCCCAGTTATGATATTCGTAACCGGAAAGCTTTTTTCTTCACCAGTATTGAAGCTAAAGAGGAAGGAAGAAATTATTATATGAGAGAAGTCGCCAGGGCAACCTCTGCGGCACCAACCTACTTCGAACCTACGCAAATTAAATCTATGGACGGCAATTCACACGCCTTGATAGATGGCGGAATTTTCGCTAATAATCCAGCTCTTTGTGCCTATGCTGAAGCAAGGAAAATTGATTTTAAAAAAATGGCTGGGAAATCTTCAAAACCAAACAAACCAACTGCCAAAGACATGATCATTGTAAGCATAGGTTCTGGGGATGTTAAAGAACCTTATTATTACAAGGATTTCAAAGATGCAGGAGTCTTTCAATGGGTAAAGCCATTGATCGATATGATGATGAGTGGAAACTCGGAAACGGTGGACTATCAGCTTAGAAAAATATATGAAACATTAGAGAAGAAAGACCAGCCAGATTATCATCGCATCCAGCCGAACCTGGTTAATGCCGATAATTCTATAGATAATGCGACTTCCAGAAATATAAGTGGATTGCATAGAGACGGACTTTTAACCATTGCGGAAAATAAAAAAGTTCTATCGAGGATAATAGATAAACTGATCGAAAACAAGTAG